Proteins from a genomic interval of Gossypium hirsutum isolate 1008001.06 chromosome A09, Gossypium_hirsutum_v2.1, whole genome shotgun sequence:
- the LOC107890268 gene encoding uncharacterized protein, whose translation MNARSLALTLLTLLLSMLLSTGVHKSQAAARPVPEPHPSSPPSSSFQVLGVSKSGKLNHKKQVDSSFRRIPPSTSNPIQNKSNPPLQGERSRRQQLPRSLKH comes from the exons ATGAATGCTCGCTCTTTAGCTTTAACACTTCTCACACTTCTACTCTCAATGcttctatcaactggagttcaTAAATCACAAGCCGCTGCTCGTCCCGTTCCAGAGCCTCACCCTTCGTCACCGCCGTCGTCGTCGTTTCAAGTTCTCGGGGTTTCGAAATCCGGCAAGTTGAATCACAAAAAACAGGTGGATTCGAGTTTCCGAAGAATACCGCCAAGCACTTCGAATCCTATACAAAACAA GTCTAATCCTCCATTACAAGGAGAAAGGAGTAGAAGACAGCAATTACCAAGATCTCTAAAACACTAG
- the LOC107890269 gene encoding LOW QUALITY PROTEIN: O-fucosyltransferase 36 (The sequence of the model RefSeq protein was modified relative to this genomic sequence to represent the inferred CDS: inserted 1 base in 1 codon) — protein sequence MARDSPYEDDDHENLIHQNKDKSASFRIEELQSPIRRRFSKGHYLFAAIVTVISLVATIYLFFSSKICDTTSDRIKESQLRALYLLNKQRSSLFDLWNHTFGTSNNITAVRFDQIKASLLDQITLNRHIKDTLLSTENGTVSVPIVNGSEICRKIDPKSSKRRTIEWKPDPNKFLFAICLSGQMSNHLICLEKHMFFAAVLNRVLVIPGSKFDYQYNLVLDIDHINECIGRKTVISFEIFMELKKNHARIDKFICYFSIPLPCYTDEDHLKNLKSLGISMGKVETAWKSEDIENPSPKTVKDVEGKFGTKEDVIAIGDVFFANVEKDWVLQPRGPIAHKCKILIEPXKLFLLTAQRFIQTFLGSGFVALHFRRHGFLKFCNAKKPSCFYPIPQAADCIRQMVEKANTSVIYLSTDAAESETSLLQSMLVMNGKTIPLVKRPPRDSAEKWDSLLYRHGLDGDDQVEAMLDKTICAMASVFIGASGSTFTEDILRLRKGWETASSCDEYLCHGEEPNFIAGDE from the exons ATGGCTCGAGATTCTCCCTACGAAGACGACGATCACGAAAACTTAATCCACCAAAACAAGGACAAAAGCGCCAGTTTCCGCATCGAAGAGCTCCAATCCCCAATCCGACGTCGTTTCAGCAAAGGGCACTATTTATTCGCCGCCATCGTCACCGTCATTTCCCTTGTCGCCACTATTTACCTCTTCTTCTCTTCCAAGATCTGTGATACGACGTCGGATAGAATCAAGGAATCTCAACTCCGAGCCCTTTACTTATTAAATAAACAACGAAGTTCCCTCTTCGATCTATGGAATCACACTTTTGGTACCTCTAATAACATCACAGCCGTCCGATTTGATCAAATCAAAGCTTCGTTACTCGATCAGATCACGTTAAACAGGCACATTAAGGATACCTTGTTATCGACAGAAAATGGCACCGTTTCAGTACCTATCGTGAACGGTTCCGAAATTTGCCGGAAAATCGACCCGAAATCCTCTAAGAGAAGAACGATTGAATGGAAACCCGACCCGAATAAATTCTTGTTCGCGATTTGTTTGTCGGGTCAAATGAGTAACCATTTGATTTGCTTGGAGAAACACATGTTCTTCGCGGCGGTTTTGAATCGGGTTTTGGTTATACCCGGTTCAAAATTCGATTACCAGTACAATCTGGTCTTGGATATCGACCATATCAATGAATGTATCGGAAGAAAAACAGTGATCTCATTCGAAATTTTCATGGAATTGAAGAAGAATCACGCTAGAATCGATAAATTCATTTGCTATTTCTCGATTCCTTTGCCGTGTTATACGGACGAAGATCATTTGAAGAACTTGAAATCATTGGGGATTTCGATGGGAAAAGTGGAAACCGCTTGGAAAAGCGAGGATATTGAGAACCCTAGTCCGAAAACGGTGAAGGATGTGGAAGGAAAGTTTGGGACAAAGGAGGATGTGATTGCAATCGGCGATGTTTTCTTCGCGAATGTGGAGAAGGATTGGGTGCTGCAACCGCGAGGTCCCATCGCGCATAAGTGTAAGATATTGATTGAGC GCAAGCTTTTTTTGTTGACTGCTCAACGGTTTATTCAAACGTTTTTGGGGAGTGGTTTCGTTGCACTCCATTTCCGCCGACATGGATTCTTGAAGTTCTG CAATGCCAAAAAGCCAAGCTGTTTTTACCCTATACCTCAAGCTGCTGATTGCATAAGGCAAATGGTTGAAAAGGCCAACACTTCGGTCATTTACCTTTCAACAGATGCAGCTGAGAGCGAAACCAGTTTGCTGCAATCCATGCTTGTGATGAACGGGAAGACTATACCACTGGTTAAACGTCCTCCTCGTGATTCAGCTGAAAAATGGGATTCCTTGTTATACAGGCATGGCCTTGATGGTGATGATCAG GTGGAAGCTATGCTAGATAAGACCATCTGTGCTATGGCGAGTGTATTCATCGGAGCCTCCGGTTCGACTTTCACGGAGGATATTTTACGGCTCCGGAAAGGTTGGGAAACCGCATCCTCATGTGATGAGTACTTGTGCCATGGTGAAGAGCCGAACTTCATAGCCGGTGACGAGTGA